A window of Sphingobacterium sp. SRCM116780 contains these coding sequences:
- the ppsA gene encoding phosphoenolpyruvate synthase: MNNNKLTMRLIEASIGDIDLVGGKNASLGEMLQHLKPLGVNIPDGFIVTSKAYFQFIADNKLDQKIRNVLEDVDITDLQELTSCGSSIRELIQSGTFSTAMEQEILAAYEALIGLEHMQHVGVAVRSSATAEDLPEASFAGQQDTYLNIRGQQELLRAIKNCFASLFTDRAISYREALNFEHLNIGLSVCIQQMVRSDLGASGVAFSIDTESGFKDVVIINGSYGLGELVVQGMVNPDEFIVYKPLLKQGYASIVEKKLGSKQLQMIYGASENKTVEVIDTPTESAKRFCLNDTQILLLSKWVCIIEKYYSDLIGKWCPMDVEWALDGLRGDLYIVQARPETIHSRKKTSCITEYIINEKDRASQIILRGVAVGDKIASGKIHNFKGVSKQNIHEINFNPGDIMVAEITDPDWEPIMKKASAIITNKGGRTCHAAIVARELGVPAIVGCDQATETLLTGQEITVSCAEGDTGLIYRGRIPYSKYEHDLSDLPDVGTPIMMNIGSPDIAFQYADYPAKGVGLAREEFIINNYIKIHPMALLKHREVNDIELSSYISSLTIGYADEQSYFIEKLSYGIAKIACAYYPNKVIVRFSDFKTNEYYNMPGGKFFEPKEENPMIGWRGASRYYSDAYKEAFGMECRAIKKVREIMGLDNVVVMIPFCRTVDELLRVYQVMDEFGLKRGQNGMEVYLMAEIPSNVILAEEFARHIDGFSIGSNDLTQLVLGLDRDSALVSSLYNERNDAVKMMITSLIRTAKRQGVKVGICGQGPSDYPDFAQFLVEEGIDSISVTPDSFMKTVKAVKEIEDKLVAY; encoded by the coding sequence ATTGGAGATATTGATTTGGTAGGCGGAAAAAATGCTTCCCTAGGAGAAATGTTACAGCATTTGAAACCTTTAGGGGTAAATATTCCAGATGGATTTATTGTGACTAGCAAGGCTTATTTTCAGTTCATCGCTGACAATAAGTTGGATCAAAAAATTAGAAATGTGTTGGAGGATGTTGATATTACAGATTTGCAGGAGCTGACCAGTTGCGGGAGTAGTATACGTGAACTTATTCAGAGCGGCACTTTCTCAACAGCAATGGAACAGGAGATTCTTGCGGCCTATGAAGCGCTTATCGGTTTAGAGCATATGCAGCATGTTGGTGTTGCAGTCCGTTCTTCAGCTACCGCCGAAGACCTTCCTGAAGCCTCATTTGCGGGCCAACAGGATACCTATTTAAATATTCGGGGCCAACAAGAGCTTTTAAGGGCAATTAAAAATTGTTTTGCCTCACTTTTCACTGATCGAGCTATCAGTTATCGGGAAGCGCTTAATTTTGAGCATTTAAATATAGGACTTTCAGTATGCATACAACAGATGGTACGGTCCGATCTAGGGGCTTCTGGCGTCGCTTTTTCTATAGATACAGAAAGTGGTTTCAAGGATGTGGTGATTATTAATGGATCTTATGGATTGGGCGAGCTCGTTGTGCAAGGGATGGTGAATCCAGATGAATTTATTGTATACAAACCTTTGCTAAAACAGGGTTATGCTTCGATTGTAGAAAAGAAGCTGGGGAGCAAACAATTGCAGATGATCTACGGAGCTTCAGAAAACAAAACTGTGGAAGTGATAGATACACCAACAGAAAGTGCAAAGCGTTTTTGTTTAAATGACACACAAATCCTTCTGCTGTCCAAATGGGTATGTATTATTGAAAAGTATTATTCGGATCTCATAGGGAAATGGTGTCCTATGGATGTAGAATGGGCTCTTGACGGACTGAGAGGTGATTTATATATCGTTCAGGCAAGGCCAGAAACTATTCATTCACGGAAGAAGACCAGCTGTATTACTGAATATATAATCAATGAAAAAGACCGTGCATCGCAGATCATATTAAGAGGGGTTGCCGTAGGGGATAAGATTGCATCTGGGAAAATTCATAACTTCAAAGGAGTCAGTAAGCAAAATATACATGAAATCAACTTTAATCCTGGCGATATCATGGTTGCGGAAATAACTGACCCTGATTGGGAGCCGATTATGAAAAAGGCGTCCGCAATAATCACCAATAAAGGTGGTAGGACATGTCATGCTGCTATTGTTGCGCGGGAATTAGGTGTGCCCGCAATTGTGGGCTGTGACCAAGCAACAGAAACACTACTTACAGGACAGGAAATTACTGTTTCCTGTGCTGAAGGTGATACAGGTTTGATTTACAGGGGAAGGATTCCATATAGTAAGTATGAGCATGATCTTTCAGACTTACCAGATGTAGGTACGCCTATAATGATGAATATTGGATCACCAGATATCGCTTTTCAGTATGCGGATTATCCAGCAAAGGGGGTAGGATTGGCCCGCGAGGAATTTATTATTAACAATTACATCAAAATTCATCCAATGGCACTTTTAAAACATCGGGAAGTGAACGACATCGAATTGAGCAGTTATATTAGCTCGTTGACTATCGGTTATGCGGATGAACAGAGTTATTTTATTGAAAAGCTGTCTTATGGAATTGCTAAGATTGCATGCGCTTATTATCCGAATAAGGTAATTGTTCGTTTTTCAGATTTTAAAACTAATGAATATTATAATATGCCAGGAGGAAAGTTCTTTGAACCAAAAGAGGAGAATCCAATGATTGGCTGGAGGGGAGCCTCTAGATACTATTCAGATGCTTATAAAGAGGCTTTCGGGATGGAATGCCGAGCGATAAAAAAAGTTAGGGAAATAATGGGGTTGGATAATGTGGTGGTCATGATTCCGTTTTGCCGTACTGTTGACGAATTGCTACGGGTTTATCAGGTGATGGACGAATTTGGTCTTAAACGGGGTCAAAATGGAATGGAAGTTTATCTAATGGCTGAAATTCCTTCCAATGTTATCCTTGCCGAGGAGTTTGCTCGTCATATTGATGGATTCTCTATTGGATCGAATGATCTTACCCAGTTAGTATTGGGGTTGGACCGTGATTCGGCCTTAGTATCTAGTTTATATAATGAGCGTAATGATGCTGTGAAAATGATGATCACGAGCCTTATTCGAACAGCAAAGCGGCAAGGGGTCAAAGTAGGTATTTGTGGCCAGGGGCCATCTGACTATCCAGATTTTGCACAGTTTTTGGTTGAGGAGGGTATCGATTCAATTTCAGTTACACCCGATTCCTTTATGAAAACAGTGAAAGCTGTCAAAGAAATTGAAGATAAATTGGTCGCATACTAA
- a CDS encoding WG repeat-containing protein, with product MKSLINIILIAILILSISTKCFAQIDLKKTVFDFAEQYTKDSIVINSRFLLTYNEFKNISISESKKPLDEKTIQTNYKRLNDGIKYNNSELKRNLGKIYSIVSFDSVSYKQKKLSFIDVSIVFRNKRPYFDLNDTTIRTKFVFMLINNKLKFVGPAHVISDLHFNLSKLDRIKTEMENEFHVKYKNIYFNNTSNNCIPFKTNNKWGLVSFDNKIVLNAVYDSIYPFKANYALVKLKGMYNLIDEKFKLVFNEPKKHIIFTENEYLVLNNKNEY from the coding sequence ATGAAAAGCCTAATTAACATTATTCTTATTGCAATTTTAATTCTTTCAATAAGTACAAAATGCTTCGCACAAATTGATCTAAAAAAAACAGTTTTTGATTTTGCTGAACAATACACAAAAGATAGCATTGTAATCAATAGTCGCTTTTTACTTACGTACAATGAATTTAAAAATATATCAATTTCTGAAAGTAAAAAGCCGTTAGACGAAAAAACAATACAAACTAACTACAAAAGATTAAATGATGGGATTAAATATAATAACAGTGAATTAAAAAGAAATTTAGGAAAAATATATTCTATAGTTTCTTTCGATTCAGTCAGTTATAAACAAAAAAAATTAAGCTTTATCGATGTTTCAATTGTATTTAGAAATAAAAGACCCTATTTTGATTTAAATGATACAACGATAAGAACCAAATTCGTTTTTATGTTAATAAACAATAAATTAAAATTTGTAGGACCTGCACATGTAATAAGTGATCTACATTTTAATTTAAGTAAGCTCGATAGGATTAAAACAGAAATGGAGAATGAATTTCACGTAAAATACAAAAATATTTATTTTAATAATACATCAAACAATTGTATTCCTTTTAAAACAAATAATAAATGGGGATTAGTTTCTTTTGATAATAAAATTGTATTGAATGCAGTTTACGATTCTATTTATCCATTTAAAGCTAATTATGCATTAGTTAAATTGAAAGGAATGTATAATTTAATTGACGAAAAATTTAAATTGGTATTTAATGAACCTAAAAAGCATATTATATTTACTGAAAATGAATATTTGGTATTAAATAACAAAAATGAATATTAG
- a CDS encoding S41 family peptidase has product MNKIFIKTTTLLLFAASILSCSKKDVTEEIPKETSSRIEKLTDSLFYYAKDAYLWNSELPTYAVFNPRKYSTGSDEYENLTQELFAITRYGINPATQSPYEYNKDDVNETKYSYIDKDSYTGSTSFIRRHDFASLDLEGNGKDFGLKVGLYGSETDYDIYIQLAYPGSPAALAGLQRGDIITDINGVKYGTNFNSEVSSLNKALFDSESTTIKGIKSDGKSFNLTLNKTTYKTKSVLIDSVYTKGTKKIGYFAFSSFSSLAHTEADLTTTFNDFQTAGVTDLIIDLRYNGGGYLNTAEFIANKIAPSSLNGKVMFTEHFNSTMQNKKTQYLKYLTYETTNANGTKITGNYGELDYSVSGNTYTFNPNGNLNINSIVFIVTESTASASELLINSLKPYLSVKLVGSNTYGKPVGFFPLTVGGYDVYMSMFESKNSNNEGGYYDGMTVDGTSRDDATYALGNLKEQSLQAAYNYITTGSYLNSSSRISSKTTSTNQLKKLKEFSPGQFKGMIENRTKIK; this is encoded by the coding sequence ATGAATAAAATTTTTATAAAAACAACTACACTTCTCTTATTTGCAGCATCCATACTTAGTTGTAGCAAAAAAGATGTAACAGAAGAAATCCCAAAAGAAACATCGAGTCGTATTGAAAAATTAACAGATTCACTTTTCTATTACGCCAAAGATGCTTATTTATGGAATTCTGAGCTTCCTACTTATGCTGTTTTTAATCCTCGCAAATATAGTACTGGAAGTGATGAATATGAAAATCTAACACAAGAACTATTTGCTATTACACGATATGGAATAAATCCTGCTACACAATCTCCTTACGAATATAATAAAGACGATGTTAATGAAACAAAATACAGCTACATTGACAAGGATAGTTATACTGGTAGTACCTCATTTATCAGAAGGCATGATTTTGCTTCATTAGATTTAGAAGGAAATGGAAAAGACTTTGGACTTAAAGTTGGCTTATATGGAAGTGAGACAGACTATGACATCTATATACAGTTGGCTTATCCAGGCTCCCCTGCTGCCCTTGCAGGCTTACAACGTGGTGATATCATCACAGACATTAATGGGGTGAAATATGGCACTAACTTTAACAGTGAAGTATCTTCCTTAAACAAAGCGCTTTTTGATAGCGAATCAACCACTATCAAAGGAATAAAAAGTGATGGAAAATCCTTTAATCTCACCTTGAACAAAACAACATATAAAACAAAATCAGTCCTTATTGACAGTGTGTATACTAAAGGCACAAAGAAAATTGGTTATTTTGCTTTCAGCTCATTTTCAAGTCTAGCACATACGGAAGCTGACTTGACAACAACTTTTAATGACTTCCAGACTGCTGGTGTTACCGATTTAATTATTGATTTGCGCTATAATGGTGGGGGTTATCTCAATACTGCAGAATTTATTGCCAATAAAATTGCACCAAGTTCTTTAAATGGTAAAGTGATGTTTACAGAACATTTTAATAGTACCATGCAAAATAAAAAAACGCAATATTTAAAGTATTTAACCTATGAAACGACGAATGCAAATGGAACGAAAATAACTGGAAATTATGGTGAGTTAGATTATAGCGTTTCAGGAAATACCTATACATTTAATCCAAATGGAAATTTAAATATTAATTCTATTGTATTTATTGTTACAGAAAGTACTGCCTCTGCAAGCGAACTGCTTATCAACAGTTTGAAGCCATATTTATCCGTTAAGTTGGTTGGATCAAACACTTATGGAAAGCCTGTTGGATTTTTCCCTTTAACAGTTGGGGGCTATGATGTCTATATGAGTATGTTTGAGTCAAAAAATTCGAATAATGAAGGAGGTTATTATGATGGTATGACTGTTGACGGAACTTCTCGGGATGATGCCACCTATGCTTTAGGTAATTTAAAGGAGCAATCCTTACAAGCCGCTTACAATTATATTACAACGGGTAGTTATCTGAATAGCTCTTCAAGAATTTCTAGTAAAACGACATCGACCAATCAGCTGAAAAAGTTAAAAGAATTTTCTCCTGGACAATTCAAGGGTATGATCGAAAATAGAACAAAAATAAAATAA
- a CDS encoding PfkB family carbohydrate kinase: MSLVVMGTVAFDAIETPFGKTDKIVGGAGTFAALSASFLYDHVKLVGVIGEDFGADNLNIIKSKGIDVEGIQIIEGGKSFFWAGKYHNDMNSRDTITTELNVLENFDPIIPESYQDCEFLLLGNATPQVQMTTLDRLKNKPKLVVLDTMNFWMDIAMDDLKAVLKRVDVLTINDAEARQLSGEYALVKAAEAILQMGPKYLIIKKGEHGALLFGEGQIFSAPALPLAEVFDPTGAGDAFAGGFVGYLAKVKTINFTNMKNAIIFGSALASFCVEKFGTERLQTLTQEEIDARLKAFVALSKFDI; encoded by the coding sequence ATGAGTTTAGTAGTAATGGGCACGGTAGCATTCGACGCTATCGAAACACCTTTTGGTAAAACAGATAAAATAGTCGGTGGTGCAGGTACCTTTGCAGCCCTTTCGGCATCATTCTTATATGATCACGTAAAATTAGTTGGTGTAATAGGAGAGGATTTTGGAGCTGATAATTTGAATATTATTAAAAGCAAAGGTATTGATGTAGAAGGTATACAAATAATAGAAGGTGGAAAATCATTCTTTTGGGCTGGAAAGTATCATAATGATATGAATAGCCGTGATACCATTACAACAGAATTGAATGTATTGGAAAATTTTGATCCCATTATTCCAGAAAGCTACCAAGATTGTGAATTCTTATTATTGGGTAATGCTACTCCTCAAGTTCAAATGACGACTTTAGATCGTTTAAAAAATAAGCCAAAACTGGTTGTTTTAGATACGATGAATTTTTGGATGGATATTGCGATGGACGATTTAAAAGCTGTTCTAAAACGTGTTGATGTATTGACTATCAACGATGCTGAAGCGCGTCAATTATCTGGAGAATATGCACTGGTAAAAGCTGCAGAAGCTATTTTGCAAATGGGTCCAAAATATTTAATCATTAAAAAAGGAGAGCACGGTGCATTATTATTTGGGGAAGGTCAGATTTTCTCAGCTCCAGCTTTACCATTGGCAGAAGTATTTGATCCAACCGGAGCAGGCGATGCATTTGCAGGAGGATTTGTTGGTTACTTGGCAAAAGTGAAAACAATCAATTTCACTAATATGAAAAACGCCATTATTTTTGGGTCTGCATTAGCGTCGTTTTGTGTAGAAAAATTTGGAACTGAACGTCTGCAAACATTGACACAAGAAGAAATTGATGCTAGATTAAAAGCTTTTGTTGCTTTATCTAAATTTGATATTTAA
- a CDS encoding cytochrome b5 domain-containing protein: MNNHENLPLYSKSKLALRNGQDKPEIWVAFRGLIYDVTESRLWKFGKHYEHWAGQDLTEELSEAPHSDQVFKRFPIVGKIE, from the coding sequence ATGAATAATCATGAAAATCTTCCTTTGTATTCTAAATCGAAACTAGCACTACGAAATGGGCAAGATAAACCAGAAATATGGGTTGCTTTTCGCGGACTTATCTATGACGTTACTGAAAGTCGATTATGGAAGTTTGGAAAACATTATGAACATTGGGCTGGTCAAGACCTAACTGAGGAGCTTTCGGAAGCTCCTCATTCAGATCAAGTTTTTAAAAGATTTCCTATTGTAGGAAAAATAGAATAA
- a CDS encoding RNA polymerase sigma factor: MTKYEFNSLVVEQSDSLKHYAKKFTNDSEDANDLVQDTLLKAVTYFNNFREGTNLKGWLYTIMKNTFINNYRRIVKTNSFITKEEEISNTNLSLSASKNQGENKFVMEDINSALSKLSEDYYVPFSMYFEGYKYHEISKYLAIPIGTVKTRIHIARKVMKKSLSTYKLID; this comes from the coding sequence ATGACTAAATATGAATTCAACTCGTTAGTAGTAGAGCAGTCAGATTCTCTAAAACACTACGCAAAGAAGTTTACAAATGATAGCGAAGACGCTAATGATTTAGTACAGGATACACTATTAAAGGCTGTCACCTATTTTAATAATTTTAGAGAAGGTACAAACCTGAAAGGATGGCTGTATACCATTATGAAGAATACGTTCATCAACAACTATCGGAGAATTGTAAAAACGAATTCTTTTATCACAAAAGAAGAAGAGATTTCGAATACAAATCTAAGCTTATCCGCCTCTAAAAATCAAGGAGAAAATAAGTTTGTGATGGAAGATATTAATTCTGCCCTTTCTAAACTCTCAGAAGACTATTATGTACCTTTTAGTATGTATTTTGAAGGGTATAAATACCATGAAATTTCGAAGTACTTAGCAATTCCTATTGGAACAGTCAAAACAAGGATACATATTGCTCGAAAAGTAATGAAGAAATCGTTATCGACTTATAAACTTATCGATTAA
- the murB gene encoding UDP-N-acetylmuramate dehydrogenase — MGINIQSDVSLKKYNTFGIEEIATNFIEITDPIQLLSAYETGIFKEEFLTLGGGSNILFTKPYSGYIIKINNKGIQAKIVQQDIFITACAGEIWNDLVCYCINNNYNGLENMALIPGTVGASPVQNIGAYGTELMNIFYSCIAFDTVAGIFKVFYNEDCQFSYRDSIFKSEYKGRYIITEVTYKLSSSPSINTSYGAISTELEKRQISNPTIRDIAEVVSYIRVEKLPDPSTVGNAGSFFKNPVISIDKYKELKELFPDLISYTMPENKIKLAAGWLIEQCGWKGKVIGQAGVWKNQALVLINIHAAKGTEIFELSSKIINDVYQKFNVKLEREVNIF; from the coding sequence ATGGGCATAAATATACAATCAGACGTTTCGTTAAAAAAATATAATACATTCGGTATTGAAGAAATTGCAACAAATTTCATTGAAATAACCGATCCAATACAATTATTGAGTGCATATGAGACTGGTATATTTAAAGAAGAATTTTTGACTCTCGGGGGTGGAAGTAACATTTTATTTACAAAACCTTATAGCGGTTATATCATCAAAATAAATAACAAAGGAATTCAAGCAAAAATAGTTCAACAAGATATCTTTATTACAGCTTGTGCCGGTGAAATTTGGAATGATCTGGTATGTTATTGTATTAATAACAACTATAACGGATTGGAAAACATGGCACTCATACCCGGTACAGTTGGCGCCTCACCAGTTCAAAATATTGGCGCATACGGCACTGAACTCATGAATATCTTTTACAGTTGTATTGCCTTCGACACTGTAGCGGGAATATTTAAAGTATTTTATAATGAAGACTGCCAGTTTTCGTACAGAGACAGTATCTTTAAATCTGAGTATAAGGGTCGATATATCATTACAGAAGTAACTTATAAACTCAGCTCATCTCCTTCTATAAACACTTCATATGGAGCCATATCAACCGAGTTGGAAAAAAGACAGATTAGTAATCCCACAATACGAGATATCGCCGAAGTCGTTTCCTACATCCGAGTAGAAAAATTACCAGATCCTAGTACAGTGGGAAATGCAGGAAGTTTTTTCAAAAACCCAGTTATCTCCATAGATAAATACAAAGAACTAAAAGAATTGTTTCCTGATCTGATTAGTTATACTATGCCTGAGAATAAAATTAAACTTGCAGCCGGATGGTTAATTGAACAATGTGGTTGGAAAGGCAAAGTAATTGGACAAGCAGGAGTATGGAAGAATCAAGCTCTTGTACTAATAAATATACATGCTGCGAAAGGAACTGAAATTTTTGAACTATCGTCTAAAATAATAAACGATGTTTATCAAAAATTTAATGTTAAGTTAGAACGTGAGGTAAATATTTTTTGA
- a CDS encoding TetR/AcrR family transcriptional regulator, whose translation MANADLKRIRILEAATRRFAHFGMAKTTMSEIATDLNFSKALLYYYFPDKNSLYSAVFEYVINKMVQDIKDKISSCTDFEEIMMYTIDKRVELINQYYNLFEYTINMVKELPEELERVFKESYVREVELFVEILNLGVDKDEIEVGNVEETARILLYSLFGMRMGILKDMKNMLFPTKDEFDVILALQKKMMKIFLKGLRK comes from the coding sequence ATGGCAAATGCGGATTTAAAAAGAATCAGAATATTGGAAGCGGCAACACGAAGATTTGCCCATTTTGGTATGGCAAAAACAACAATGTCTGAAATTGCTACTGATTTGAACTTTTCAAAAGCCCTTCTTTATTATTACTTTCCTGATAAAAATAGTCTTTATTCTGCCGTTTTTGAATATGTCATCAATAAGATGGTTCAAGATATTAAGGATAAAATCAGTTCCTGCACTGATTTTGAGGAAATTATGATGTATACTATTGATAAAAGAGTAGAATTAATCAATCAATACTATAATTTATTTGAATACACGATCAATATGGTAAAGGAGCTTCCTGAAGAGTTGGAGCGGGTGTTCAAAGAATCCTATGTAAGAGAAGTTGAACTTTTTGTTGAAATTTTAAATTTAGGTGTTGACAAAGATGAGATAGAAGTAGGAAATGTTGAAGAGACTGCTCGTATTCTGCTATACTCTCTTTTTGGAATGCGAATGGGTATATTGAAAGATATGAAGAATATGCTATTTCCGACCAAAGATGAGTTTGATGTCATATTAGCCTTGCAAAAAAAGATGATGAAAATATTTTTAAAGGGTTTAAGGAAGTAA
- a CDS encoding YpdA family putative bacillithiol disulfide reductase produces the protein MHDNYYDIIIVGGGPIGLACALEASSNNLTYLILEKGCLVNSLYHYPQNMTFFSSADRLEIGDIPFVTTLAKPKRAEALEYYRRIQQKFQLNMQLFEEVTAIEKKEDFFFTQTPKNTYTSRYIIIATGFYDIPTLLHIPGEQLDKVKHYYQDPHYYANQKVVVIGASNSSIDAALETYRKGAEVTLVIRGEQVSPRVKYWVRPDIENRIAAGEIRVFYNSTLNKVTESQVYIQTQEGEVVIDNDFVLALTGYQPNFEFLQSIGVHIPATSPCIPEHDVDTMETNIKGLYLAGVVCGGLNTHLWFIENSRIHAKQILADIKQKNELLP, from the coding sequence ATGCACGATAATTATTATGATATCATCATTGTGGGAGGAGGTCCAATTGGCCTTGCTTGTGCATTGGAAGCTTCTTCAAATAATCTTACTTATTTAATCTTAGAAAAAGGATGCCTTGTTAATTCACTCTATCATTATCCACAAAATATGACTTTCTTTTCATCTGCTGATCGATTAGAAATTGGGGATATTCCATTCGTAACAACCTTAGCAAAACCAAAAAGAGCGGAAGCGCTAGAATATTATCGACGTATTCAACAAAAGTTTCAATTAAACATGCAATTGTTCGAAGAGGTAACTGCAATTGAGAAAAAAGAAGATTTTTTCTTCACACAAACTCCTAAAAACACATATACTTCAAGATATATAATTATAGCCACTGGGTTTTACGATATTCCAACATTACTTCATATTCCTGGGGAACAATTGGATAAAGTCAAACATTACTATCAAGATCCACATTATTATGCAAATCAAAAAGTGGTTGTTATAGGCGCAAGTAATTCTTCCATAGATGCTGCTTTGGAAACATATAGAAAAGGGGCTGAAGTCACATTGGTCATACGTGGGGAACAAGTTAGTCCAAGAGTAAAATATTGGGTTAGACCTGATATTGAAAATAGAATTGCAGCAGGAGAAATCCGTGTTTTCTATAATAGCACATTAAATAAAGTAACCGAATCCCAAGTTTACATTCAAACTCAAGAAGGAGAAGTCGTGATAGACAATGATTTTGTATTAGCACTAACAGGATATCAACCAAATTTCGAATTTCTTCAATCTATAGGAGTACATATTCCTGCTACATCACCTTGTATTCCAGAGCATGATGTAGATACTATGGAAACTAATATTAAGGGGTTATATCTTGCTGGAGTTGTATGTGGTGGTTTAAATACACACTTATGGTTTATAGAAAACTCAAGAATTCATGCGAAACAGATTTTAGCGGATATTAAACAAAAAAACGAGTTACTTCCTTAA